The Heptranchias perlo isolate sHepPer1 chromosome 30, sHepPer1.hap1, whole genome shotgun sequence region CTGCACTATCGATCGAGCTCTCAGCCTCTTTTCACAGCGGCTTCGTTCAGTGTGAGGTTAAAACTCGTCAGACACGAATCTTAAAAGCTGGAACTCACCACTTCATGAGGAACATGAGCTCTCCGCTCGAGTCTGTCGCCCCAATAATACGCTCtggctccagtcctctggcaaaaCCCCTCGGCTTCTCCTGCTGCAAGAGAAACACATTAGAGCTCGAGCGGGGGTGGGGCGGTGGGCGGGGTGTCAGACCTGCTAAATCCCATCACCGTATCGAACCAAGAAATCCACACAGGGAGAGCAACATTTGTCCAATACAGTGCAGGGGGGACCGAGCTCGCAGGGCTACCTGGAACATTGTAGCAAGAATCCCAGAACTTAGTGTCAGCCTGACCGTCCAGGTCCCATTGAACGGCCAGGCTGTCTGGTCAACCAACAGCGGCCTGGATATCGTGGAGCTGACGGGATCTGGTACTGAATTTGCCAGAGGATTGAATCTTACATTGCCAAGAGTTTTCATTACTGAGCACCTCAACCCCAGACACCTTGCTTATCACCCCGCCCCGGTCACAGTACCATGCAGTGAGGTGGGATTAAATTGCTGCTCTGCGCATGTTGCTTTTATTCTCTTAACACAAGCTCCAGACTTTCCACTGGGCGACTTCAGTTCCTGCACATCATTGGTCAGACGGGCCCCTGGGTCAAGGGTTAGGGATGGAGGCGAGAATGGGCTCGCGATTTAGTCCAGGGAAACGGTGAGGGGATGGCAGACACAGATCCCCCAGACCCAGACAGAACCTGCAGATACAGACTAACTCCCTCATCACCAGAATAATTCTTACTCGGAGATTACAGCAAAGGAAGAGGCTATTTATCCCCCTGTAacaatagtatcatagtaggtacagcacaggtggccgccattcggcccattgtgcctgtgccggctttttgaaagagctatccaattagtcccattcccttgctctttccccttaaccttctctgttctaaggagaacaatcccagcttctccacgtaactgcaagtccttcatccctggtaccattctagtaaatctcctctgcaccctctctaaggccatgacatccttcctaaagtgtggagaccagaattgaacacaatactccaggtgaggcctaaccagagttttgtaaaggtttagcataacctccttgtttttgtactccaaacctctattaataaagcccagggtcccaatcctttttaaacaaccttttcaacttgtcctgccaccttcaaagatttgtgtatgtgcacccccaggtcattctgttcctgcaccccctttaaaaaaaGAGTACCAAGAAAGATTttgaattttcttttcttttaaaaaaaaattaggcctttactctttttaaacaaaaacacCGTGCGTTCTTGTCTCGAGGCTCATGGCCCCCTAGTCTGTGCAGGAGATGGAAGAGCAGGCTGGTCAAAAGCACATCGACTGAcctcctctctcttcttcttGTTTTTATTTTCCTCAGTTTCAGTATCTGACTCCGCTTTCCGTTTGGGCCCCTCGGTTCTATCTGCGCCGTCATGTGCTATTTTCTGGGACTGTAAAAACTCTGCGATGAGATCTGGGCAGTCGAGATTCTCCTCAGGCTCCCATGTGTTGTCGTCactgaaaaataattcagtttacaGATTACAGGACACCAGCGATTTATTTGGTTTATAAACACTGCCCCCTCCACACCATATTGGAATACAGTGAACAGGAATCACCCGGAAAAGCTCAGCTCCCTTCTGTCAGGAATCTGGAGCAGGGACAACATACAACCACCCCCCAGGAATCTCTTTCCCACTCCACATCATCCCGAGATGTTTCCCAgacctgctgctcactgcagtcATTGCCCAGGACCCAGTGTTTAATCTCAGAGCCCCAGTCTCACCCTGACTCTGCCCCAGGAAAGGCGACCTGGGTGTGGATGAAACGTTAGCTGAAAGAAGTGAAGCAGCTAAATGGGGGAAGTGATATAATGGGGCTGGGGGAGGCAAAGCCCTAGGGAACAACCCATGCAacctggtcaaatttgcagaaaaTACTCGGTTGgtgtagtggtggtggtgggggggagacagtaAAATAAAAGGAGGCAGCCACGGACCTAGAAAATTTATTCTGCAAGTTATCTGAACAGTAGCACATGAAATTCAATAgagacaaatttgcagggctatggggaaagggcaggggagtgggaccaattggatagctctttggaagagccagcacagacacaatggcccgaatggtctccttccatactgtatgattctatgaactgccaAGTACTGttcaatggaaggaaaatgaGAGTCACAAGGATGCTACAGACAGTGCAGAAATAGCTAAAGGTCAGGGATCCGGGGACAACAGATTCGGCACTTAAGATGGCAGCTGACAGGTGACCTTTAGCGGTACACAAGATAATTAAAGGACACTACTTGATCTCTCCAGCATTGCACATTGAGTCAAGTTCAAGTGAAGAAAGGTTAGAGGCAGGAGATAACTGGAGCAGGGGATTAATTTAATACAGAGCCGTGAATCCACATGGAGACTAAACTACATTTTGCACATAGCTTTCCCCAGCACAGCACAGAATATATCACACTTGCAATCCAGTCCATAAAAGCCAGGCTGTTGATACTGTGCAACATCCTACATTGAGAGTGAAGCAGCCCAAACATGGCAAATGTTGAACAGTGCAAGACTCTGCAGCTTTACTTTAGTGTGACTACCTGTTACCTACAAGGATTTAGCCTCCACTCCCCTGGCAGTGTGCCCACAGCCTGGCACTTACAGGGGAAATCACAAGAGCAAACCAGTGACCTAACGACTTGATTTCTCTGTGCCTCGTGAACAGCTCTCAGTCGGGTTATGGAATCTCTCAAAATCCCATTTTTGGCCCTTCTTCCCCAACTAATGTTCACAGAATAACCGAACGAGAAATGTAAAAAGTGACCTAACGGTCCCGGTGAATCAATGCACTTGCCCCAGTTGTACGGAGATAGAGGCCCCAAGAGAGGGGCCCCACTGTAACCTCTGGTCTGCAACCTCTGGCTTGTGTCGAGTTAAGTGATCCCAGCTTGTGCGGTgcagttttggggggggggggggggcgcgaaaaAAAAAGAGTAAACAGGAATGGGGAAGATTTGTTGGTGACAGTGGGACAGGTCACTATCCACTCGAGTGAAACCAGTGTTCCAAGAGTTAACACATTTGATAGTTTTGCTAGAAATAGTGACAGTGGAATCTCTCGCTGTCCCCTCCTTACCCAGTGACTTGGGATGGTAAATGTGCGTGTGGGTATCCAGCAAGGACAGGACCCGGTTTGGCCACAATGCTCCCCATAACTGAACAGCCATCTTGATGCTCCCTGCTCTCAAGAAACAGACATTATGAAGAATGGTTGCTTAGCCTGGccaggggttgtgaatggagccAGCTTAAGGACTGTTAGATACTCACTCCGAGAATCCTTTCCATTTGAGGAGATATTCCACTTTTCCTTTCACGATACgtctgtccagtactttttccaccacgtactcctcctcctcctcctctagaaCCTCCTCCACTTTCTTCTTGTTTTGCTTTTTCCCCATCGTGTCCAGTCGTAAATTGAGAAGCGAAGCTGAGGCTGtataattaaaaaaacaaaatgtttaaCTACATTTAGAATTTGGACAGCAATGAGTAGAGGGGCTCCTGTCAATCAGAACTCACCTTCCcccattctttttaaaaaaaggagagaaTCCCGGGGACTGCTAGAATGAAACTGAGCACCAACTGCAACTTCACAGGATAACGGGcgatttaataggtgttcaaaatcatgaagacttttgacagagtaaatgagaaactgtttctagtggcaaaagggttggtaaccagaggacacagatttaaggtaattggcaaaagaagcagaggcgacatgagggaataaAAATttccacagcaagttgttataacctagaatgcattgcctgagagggtggttgaataaataactttcaaaagagagttggataaatacttgaagggggaaaatttgcagcgCTTTGggggaagagcaagggagtgggactaattggatagctcttttaaagagccggcatgggcacgatgggccgaatggccttttcctgtgctgtatcatttgatGATATGAGGAATTGACacgttatataaatgtaatagCGTTTGAGGCGTTGGGGGTTAAAGGAACATTGTCAGGGCAttgcagaaggagctttactctacatccgACCTGTGCTGCACTTGATAacagtgcatttaaaaaaaaattcttccactAGTGCTTTGTTTTCAATCTTCAGAGTCCCCTGCACTAGGTGCCAATTCGCAAATGAAGGATATAGACATGCTCCTGTAGAACAGTATCAGTCAGAGCCGTGGGGGAACGAGGGGAACTGAGCATGTGCAACAGAGGATGTCTCCAGCCTAGTCTGCACAAACCCAGACAAAAGAAAGCAAACTGTTGAAATTCATTTCTGTAAAAGTTACATAGTCCGAGAGGCTGACAACAATACAGGAAGGTCACCTCCTCGTTTCTCCAGTCACTGTAGATCGGTGGGCCCGGCCCCTTTTCCCACCCTCTATTGTTTCTCCGGGTCCCATTTCTCCTCACATCCACCCCACCGATCAGCTTCTTGCCTGCACTGAAGGGCAATCTtatcccctttttaaaaaaaggtaattaATCTGCTCAAATTTCACAGGTAACAATTGGGGATTCAAAAAGTGAATTCCCAAAGACAAATGATGGCTTTCCTCAACACCCCCCCCAACTCCGGCGTGACTATTGACAGCACTGTGTGAGCCAATGAGGTGGAGCTGGGGCAGAACTTAAGGCAGGaccgacagcaaacagagtctatttagtctctgcgaactacagcaaacagaactcaatgaccgaaactacagcagacTCCCGATacaagcaggattatttctccagcaaaaatgtagcgagtggaggatagttacataatataaattatgTGTGCAAAATCAATCCCAAtcacttacagcagtgattgacgggggaattacccaatcatctccattctggccggcaCTTGAGGTGCCGCTATATTCAGCTTAAGTATTGGGTTGGAACGGTGAGTTTGTCAGTGCATGCAGTTAATCAGACATTTGCACTCTCTGTTCATACTGCAATCTGCTGGAATGTCGATCAGTCTATGGCGTATCGAGGTCAATGACGAATCAGTGACCTCGTGCAAAGCACAGGCAATGGTGTACCCTGCAGACCAGCCAACCACAAGGCATTATAGACACCATAACTCAGATTGAGGCAGGGCACTGGGAGCTCAGTGAGCTGCAACTTCAGAAATCATATTGACTTTTGAAAGttaacaagtttaaaaaaagctGTTAAAAGTCATCTTTAGTGGCTGAACATTACTTCTTCCCCACAGAAATGTCACAGGAAAATCTAAGAAAGCGATCGCAAAGTTTTGGGGATGAggatcttttggatgaggcgacGCGTTGGCAAGCCCAGCtgatggggactgagagggagagagctccTAGACAGGTGAGTCCGGCtgatggggactgagagggagagggCTCCCAGACAGGTGAGTCCGGCtgatggggactgagagggagagggCTCCTAGACAGGTGAGTCCGGCtgatggggactgagagggagagggCTCCCAGACTGGTGAGTCCGGCtgatggggactgagagggagagggCTCCCAGACAGGTGAGTCCGGCtgatggggactgagagggagagggCTCCCAGACAGGTGAGTCCGGCtgatggggactgagagggagagggagagggctccCAGACAGGTGAGTCCGGCTGatgggactgagagggagagggCTCCCAGACAGGTGAGTCCGGCtgatggggactgagagggagagggCTCCCAGACAGGTGAGTCCGGCtgatggggactgagagggagagggCTCCCAGACAGGTGAGTCCGGCtgatggggactgagagggagagggCTCCTAGACAGGTGAGTCTGGCtgatggggactgagagggagagagctccCCGATAGGTGAGTCCGGCTGATGGGGACTGAAAGGGAGAGAGCTCCCCGATAGGTGAGTCCGGCTGATGGGGactgagggaaagggagagggctCCAAGATAGATGAGCCTGGTGGTCGAAATGCTGAGCGCCACATCGGTCGTCCCACGATCGGGAGACCAGTGCAGAAAGAAATACGACAACCTGACCAGGGCAGAGAAGATAAGCATTCTCAGGGATTCAAGTCAGAATTCACAATTCTGTGATATCATCAGAAGTTGTctctctgattttcttttttaaaaaagacatgaGCTGGAAAGGAGTTGTCCTTCTAATTCAGTGTTTGTAGGGTGGCCGGGAAGGTTAGGTGCTTTCAAGACGAGATCTGTTTGTTTGCTCGCTCGATCAAGGCAGAACCAAAAGGACAGCATGTTATAAAGTCTGTTGCCGTGGGAGACCGTCTTTTCAGAGTGGCCAGTTGATTTGACAGCTTCAGTGTCTGCTGAAGAAAACACGACAATGACTGAAAAGAAGCCCATCAGATCGACACCTGTTCCTCGCACAAAGCAGCCCACTGAACCGGTTCACCAACTCCTGGCCCCTCCCACTCTGCACCAgacaccccaccccacaggcagtCACAAAGCTCCAGCCACCACCGTGGAGCCTGCAGGAAACAGGAGAGACAGGTCAGGGGGGGGAAAGGGGTGCCCTGGTCCGCGAGGCAGGAGCGACGTCAGGCCTGGTGCAAGGATGACCGGGAGCATCGCAGGTATCTGCGACATCTGGGGACCACCTGTTGACTCTCCTCTGTGGCGGGCTGGACAGCATCTGCCAGGAGGTTGCGCGAGGAGCTTGACTGATTAGAGAGACCCACCTCAATCCACTCACCCCATCTCTTCTGTCTTCAAAGGGCGTatgagccaagtttatgcaacccatcataatttaaccctctaagccccagtatcatcctggtgaatctgcactgcacccccaaggccaatacatccttcctgaggtgcggtggccAAAATTgaacgcagtgtctccagatagggactgaccaaggctctgtacaactgaagcatcatttcctcccaccttgagataaaggccaacgttccattagccttttatacCCTGTCTACcagctttaaatgatttgtgtacttggactcccaaatctctttgctcctctacagataccagtttctcaccatttagaaaatgtccacttcctcctgctcattctgcccCTCAGCTGTCCCTGAGGCTCGCTTCGAACTGCACAATCTGTTGTAAATAGTTTGACATTTTAAATGGTTGTTCTGGTTATAGTTTTGTTATAAAAAGTTATTTGGCACGTTTTGCTGTTTCAAAGTTGTTTTAATACTGTGGAACAAATTTACATTTAAAGTGTTGTTACAGGAAATTTTTCCAAGCTATTTATAAAACTatgcactactttttaaaaattgactgcCTCAGTACAGTGTCACTACCGCTGACCTTTCACACCTTGGTCACCTTCCATGTTGCACCTGCTGCGTTCCTGCCCATCAGTGCTGCTGTATGTAGAGGAGTGTGCAACATGCCTTGTGTGTTTGCCGGTTTTAAGACAGTTCAGTTTTCAGGAGTTGTTTCAAGTTATTCTGATGAGAGTTTactgctttttttccccctctcatcTCTGTTTCCACTGATGTTGTTTGCTGACCGTTCGGTATTGCACTGAATAAAAGATCAAATTGTTTAAATCTTGCCCGTCCTTTTTGTGCAGTCAGGTCACCACGGGAATCATTCCATGTAGAAATTGTTCCAGACTTCCCGATCCACCTCCATCTCGTTGGTGGGACTTCAGGGGGGTGGGGGCCACACACACATTATTAGGTTTTTGGACAAattatcagaaggttgtgggttccagtcccactccagagacttgagcccacaatctaggctgacactcccaattctgtactgaaggagtgctgcactgtcgggggtgccgttAAACCAATGTCCCGTCTGCccgctcagatggatgtaaaagatcccagggcactattcgaagaacagcaggggagttctccccggtgtcctggccaatatttaactctcaaccaacaccaattaaacagattatctggtcattatcacattgctgtttgtgggatcttgctgtgcgcaaattggctgccgcgtttcctacattacaacacttcaaaaaataggtacttcattggcagtgaagtgttttgggacgtcctgaggtcgtgaaaggcgatatataaacgcaagtgtttctttcaattgtatcaaactgcttcagggcaactaaggatgggcaataaataccagctttgtcagcgacgtccacatccagagaatgaattttatAAAAGACAATTCAACGCCAGGCTCCATTTTCAAATGTCGAGAGAAGAGAAAGTACGAGAAACTGCTTtccttcttctccccccacctGGCAATCATCGGATTTCAAAGTTTACCAGTAGAGGGAGGCTGGATCCAGTGGACAGTGAATATGTAGCAACTCCAATATGCTGGAAGCTTATTTGTGAACATGTTGGTCTAAGATTCAAGACCAGGGGAGCTGTTTCTACAGGGCTGTTTACAGTTCAGGCTAAGAGCCACAGGTATCAAGGAGAAAGCAGTAAATAGAACTTTTATTTTATAGATAGTGCCCTTCACCACCTCAGAATGTCCAAGAGCGCTTTACAggtaattaagtacttttgaagtgtaatcactgttgcaatataggaaaTAAAGTCTAAATGTAAGAATGTGTTTTATCTATTTTAACAACTTGTGCTGAATAGAGGCAGGATATCGGATCAAGCCCACTACATAAAATGAGTACGACACCACTGATTTAGAGGAATTGCAATAGCAAACTAAACGCCAGCCAGAGAAAGCAAATGTCAAAACAACCACCAGTAAAACTGAGCAATTCAGTTTCACAGTATACAATGAATTTTTCAGCCAAGGGACCAGAATTACTCAGAGTGGTTTCAGTGTCATTTCTCATCAAAAAGAAATGACACTCACTCCTAATTTGAGCAGGCAGCAAATGTCATGCTCATTTTGTTTTTAACCCTTCCAACAAAGAGTGCGGCAAGTTTCTCACCGCGGAATATTAATATTCACCCAAGCACCAACCGCTGCGCTCCAGTACAGGTGGGCAACAGTCTAATGAGTAGCAAAAATTTCACCTGgttagaacatttttaaaaaaaattggtctAAGATGGACGATACAGCCAGAGACAGATGATTCTTAAGGAATTGAAAAGGTGTCAGTGCAGACATGGAGATGTGCACTGAGGCAGGGAAAGGCTGCTGCAGCCGAGAATTAGAAGAGGAAAGCTGATGCACTGAGCGCTCGTATCCCAGGATCGCCATCGTCCCCTTCCCACAACCCGACGTGCTGCCGTTTCAAACCCGGAATATAACTCAGCCCCAGGCTAGCTGGAGGAATTTACCACCCATCTCCCAGCACCCATGCTTAGAAGTGGCAAAACATAAGACATTTTATGGCCACATACAAAATGTGAGGACGCAATTCTGTGGAGCATTTACATCGCTCAGAGTCACAGAACACTCATTTAAAGTTTGAAAAAAATTGCTCGACTGTGAATAGCTTGAAGCTGCTGGGTTATGCGAGTGGGCAGGAGTCAAACCAGTCCTGCCCCGAGGTGGGCCCTGCGGACCTCAGGCCTGTTTTCCAAGTAAAGAAAGTTCTCAAACGGTGGTGGGATTTTAGGATGAAACTACTTGCGACAAAGTCGACCAGATCCCCCTCAGGGAGGTGTTCCTGACCCAGGCCCACATACTCTCAGCCTCCTGTCGGTACACACCAGCAGCTTTACAAAATCTTCGTTACAACTGCTTTTACATGGTCACCATCTTAAACTTGTCTGGGAGGCCAATGTCACTGAGCCGATATTCACACTCCTAAACTTGGCTCCCTTATGCCAGCTACAGATTGTAGACACCTAAGAGACTAGAGTACGCTACCAGGATACAGGAACGCGGCGTCAATCGGAACCTTGGAAGCCAGCTTACAGACCCAGTCTCCTGGAATCTGAATTAAAACCGCACCAGTATAAGAGCAGCTTTACTTCACAGTACTGGCAACACATGGCACATTCCATTGTACCCTGGCAACACCTTTACTGATTATTCTATATAAATAACGTGAAGCACACCCACCGTGGGCCCATCTCCTCACTGAGCAGAACAGCAGTTTACTCtgttggactgcagcggttcaaggtggcggctaaccaccaccttctcaagggcaattagggatgggcaataaatgctggccttgccagcgacacccacatcccatgaacgaataaaaaaagtcaccAGAGGCTTCGATGaaggtgtcagcagtggctcagtggaagcactcAGCCCTCCgagtcagaacgttgtgggttcaagtcctactcacctaggctgacatttcagtgccagtactgagggagtgatgcactgtcggaggtgccgtctttcggatgagacgttaaaccgaggccccgtctgccctcaggtggatgtaaaagatcccacggcactatttcgaagagttcgccccggtgtcctggccattatttatcccttaatcaatatcactaaaacagattatctggtcattgtcacactgctgtttctgggagcttgctgtgcacaaatttgctgctgcgtttcctacattacaacagtgactacacttcaaaagtacttcattgtctgtgaagtgctttgggttttctggaggttgtgaaaagcacgatagaaatgtaagtctttctttctttcttcttacaCCAGTCACCAAACCTGAGCTGGATGATGAGAGTGTGCCCTGGAAACAAGCTACCTTCCCTCGCATGCCTGCTTTGTGGGTCAGAAGGATGTGCATTAAAAACCCATGATTCCCAGCAGAGTAAATTATTGAATGAGTGCTGCTGATCAATGCCAGGGGGAATTCAGCCCCACAATGTgacaataaccagataatctgttttagtgatgttggttgagggataaatattggccaggaaatttctgtgaaatagtgccatgggatcttttaggcccgcctgagagggtagacagggcctcggttgaatgcctcatctgaaagacggcacctccgacagtgcagcactccctcagtacttcaccaggagtgtcagcctggataatggggctcaagtctctgaagtggggctcgaacccacaaccttctgactcaagaggcgggagggctaccaactgagccacggctgacaccataaTGGGGAGAATTGGACCGGATTTGttgaactggattttttttttgtcagtgtaacctgcaggtggtgtttgcaactttaaaaaaaaggtaatgtTTAAAAATGCAAACCCGTACCTTTTAAAAGAAGAAGCGACCGACGTTAataatgcattttaaacagtcttCTAATCCCACGGTTATTGTGtctaaatctttttttaaaaatgcaaaatttttttttggaatataaataataaaaacacacaaacaaacaaaagGCTTCTTCACAACCCGCCACGGTTATCGAATTGGGCGACCGCGCAGGCGCGGGGAAAAGCAAGATGGCGGCGGCCCCCGCCGAGCATGCCGGGAGATGTAGTCCCCGCCGCTGGAGGCCGGCTCCCATGGTGCTCCGCGGCCCGGCTCGAATGCTTGAGCGAAATGAGGGGGAGTTTAAAATCGCAAACTAACCCCAATGTTGAGTCAGGTTTAGGTTCGGGATCTGCTTAAAACACCGGAATCATTGGCTCCCGGCGGCTGCAGAATTCGGACTTAGGACATGATTTGCCGTTGGACAGCGCGCGCATGCGCGGTGACGCGAGGCGGCGGACGGACTACAATCCGCGCgcggcagagagaaaaaaaaaataggaattaaaaaaaa contains the following coding sequences:
- the cbx1b gene encoding chromobox protein homolog 1b isoform X3, giving the protein MGKKQNKKKVEEVLEEEEEEYVVEKVLDRRIVKGKVEYLLKWKGFSDDDNTWEPEENLDCPDLIAEFLQSQKIAHDGADRTEGPKRKAESDTETEENKNKKKREEQEKPRGFARGLEPERIIGATDSSGELMFLMKWKNSDEADLVPAKEANVKCPQVVISFYEERLTWHSYPSEEEEKKEEK
- the cbx1b gene encoding chromobox protein homolog 1b isoform X2, which translates into the protein MASASLLNLRLDTMGKKQNKKKVEEVLEEEEEEYVVEKVLDRRIVKGKVEYLLKWKGFSDDDNTWEPEENLDCPDLIAEFLQSQKIAHDGADRTEGPKRKAESDTETEENKNKKKREEEKPRGFARGLEPERIIGATDSSGELMFLMKWKNSDEADLVPAKEANVKCPQVVISFYEERLTWHSYPSEEEEKKEEK
- the cbx1b gene encoding chromobox protein homolog 1b isoform X1, encoding MASASLLNLRLDTMGKKQNKKKVEEVLEEEEEEYVVEKVLDRRIVKGKVEYLLKWKGFSDDDNTWEPEENLDCPDLIAEFLQSQKIAHDGADRTEGPKRKAESDTETEENKNKKKREEQEKPRGFARGLEPERIIGATDSSGELMFLMKWKNSDEADLVPAKEANVKCPQVVISFYEERLTWHSYPSEEEEKKEEK